A single Capra hircus breed San Clemente chromosome 13, ASM170441v1, whole genome shotgun sequence DNA region contains:
- the R3HDML gene encoding peptidase inhibitor R3HDML yields MPPLPGTVGLAGLLFWAGQTMNALMPNATLALAQTKGTAVRPLSGLGVPRYRRKRHISARDMSALLDYHNHIRASVHPPAANMEYMVWDERLARSAEAWASQCIWAHGPSQLMRYVGQNLSVHSGRYRSVVDLVRSWSEEKRHYLFPAPKDCTPHCPWRCRGPVCSHYTQMVWASSNRLGCAIHTCGSIRVWGSTWRQAVYLVCNYAIKGNWIGEAPYKTGRPCSACPPIYQGSCSSNLCFLRRKSNKLLWF; encoded by the exons ATGCCCCCGCTGCCCGGCACTGTGGGCCTGGCAGGCCTGCTCTTCTGGGCAGGCCAGACAATGAACGCCTTGATGCCCAACGCCACCCTGGCACTGGCCCAGACCAAGGGCACAGCTGTGAGGCCCCTGAGTGGCCTGGGGGTGCCTCGGTACCGGCGGAAGCGCCACATCTCTGCCCGGGACATGAGTGCCTTATTGGATTATCACAACCACATCCGGGCCAGCGTGCACCCACCTGCTGCCAACATGGAGTATATG GTCTGGGACGAGCGGCTGGCCAGGTCGGCTGAGGCCTGGGCCTCCCAGTGCATTTGGGCCCACGGGCCCTCACAGCTGATGAGATACGTGGGCCAGAACCTGTCTGTCCATTCCGGCCG GTACCGCTCGGTGGTGGATCTTGTGAGGTCTTGGTCAGAGGAGAAGCGGCATTACTTGTTTCCTGCCCCAAAGGACTGTACCCCGCATTGCCCCTGGCGCTGCCGTGGCCCTGTCTGCTCCCACTATACCCAG ATGGTGTGGGCATCTTCCAATCGGCTGGGCTGTGCCATCCACACCTGTGGCAGCATCCGCGTCTGGGGCAGCACCTGGCGCCAGGCTGTGTACCTGGTCTGCAACTATGCCATTAA GGGTAACTGGATCGGAGAGGCACCGTACAAGACGGGGAGGCCGTGTTCCGCCTGCCCACCCATCTACCaaggcagctgcagcagcaacCTGTGCTTCTTGAGACGCAAGTCCAACAAGCTTCTGTGGTTCTGA